A genomic window from Macaca mulatta isolate MMU2019108-1 chromosome 19, T2T-MMU8v2.0, whole genome shotgun sequence includes:
- the LOC719279 gene encoding olfactory receptor 10H3-like — MLKNSRVNAVSMPGQNYSTMSECILFGFSGFPQQLLPVLFLLYLLMFLFTLLGNLLIMATIWIEHRLHTPMCLFLCALSISESLFTVAITPRMLADLLSTHRSITFVSCAGQMFFSFMFGFTHSFLLMAMGYDRYVAICHPLRYNVLMSPRDCARLVAWTWAGGSVMGMMVTMIVFHLTFCGSNVIHHFVCHVISLLKLACGNKTSSVIMGVMLVCVTALIGCLFLIILSYVFIMAATLRIPSAEGRQKTFSTCVSHLTVVVVHYSFASLIYLKPKGLHSMYSDTFMATTYTVFTPFLSPIIFSLRNKKLKNAINKNFHRKFCLLSSCVPIWW; from the coding sequence ATGCAGTATCCATGCCTGGTCAGAACTACAGCACCATGTCTGAATGTATCCTCTTTGGCTTCTCAGGCTTCCCCCAGCAGCTCCTGCCTGTCTTGTTCCTGCTGTACCTCCTGATGTTCCTGTTCACGTTGCTGGGCAACCTTCTCATCATGGCCACAATCTGGATTGAACACAGACTCCACACACCCATGTGCCTCTTCTTGTGTGCCCTCTCCATCTCCGAGAGTCTGTTCACTGTCGCCATCACCCCTCGCATGCTGGCTGATCTGCTCTCCACCCATCGTTCCATCACCTTTGTGTCTTGTGCCGGTCAGATGTTCTTCTCCTTCATGTTTGGCTTCACTCACTCCTTCCTTCTCATGGCCATGGGCTATGATCGCTACGTGGCCATCTGCCACCCACTGCGTTACAATGTGCTCATGAGCCCCCGTGACTGTGCCCGTCTTGTGGCCTGGACCTGGGCTGGTGGCTCAGTCATGGGGATGATGGTGACAATGATAGTTTTTCACCTCACTTTCTGTGGGTCTAACGTGATCCATCATTTTGTCTGTCATGTAATTTCCCTCTTGAAGTTGGCCTGTGGGAACAAGACATCATCTGTCATCATGGGTGTGATGCTGGTGTGTGTCACAGCCCTGATAGGCTGTTTATTCCTCATCATCCTCTCCTATGTCTTCATTATGGCTGCCACCTTGAGGATTCCCTCTGCTGAGGGCCGGCAGAAGACTTTCTCCACATGTGTGTCCCACCTCACTGTGGTGGTCGTGCACTATAGTTTTGCCTCCCTTATCTACCTCAAGCCCAAGGGCCTCCATTCTATGTACAGTGACACCTTTATGGCCACCACCTATACTGTCTTCACCCCCTTCCTTAGCCCAATCATTTTCAGCTTAAGGAACAAGAAGCTGAAGAATGccataaataaaaactttcacaGAAAATTCTGTCTTCTAAGCTCCTGCGTGCCAATTTGGTGGTGA